A region from the Hypomesus transpacificus isolate Combined female chromosome 11, fHypTra1, whole genome shotgun sequence genome encodes:
- the LOC124474083 gene encoding uncharacterized protein LOC124474083, with translation MTAMITSNSSKKEHYYDPHSGQGYLAYRLKTVQRKSSSVCKRSSKSVYQDGPKTLRETSTSEQLSGDECREAMSVIKHSADRPVVKEKMKATFKHRQKMLHDPDQSSLILDYFPRFLDTPGLIDQDFTMLFGEDISGKFIAKWPTFYKPRILTVCKGLHTGTPVDDLLSEESNDYGWDSDLAAILMLVHILPPTAKGKRHGKISATEAVDHVVKFMKVGTSMVTFLEKVGSAQPFLLCVGEKKNSIQTFYVILDQKAIPCMAQTTVAAFDELFKAHFVFAVSYDEALVNFYTFIQTTVYGIDVGTAKESPRVKEIRARVDNIEV, from the exons ATGACAGCTATGATTACCTCCAATTCATCCAAGAAG GAACATTACTATGATCCTCACAGTGGCCAGGGTTACCTGGCCTACAGATTGAAGACGGTTCAGCGCAAAAGTTCAAGTGTCTGCAAGAGGAGCTCCAAGTCTGTTTATCAAGATGGCCCTAAGACCTTGCGCGAGACATCAACATCTGAGCAGTTGTCAGGTGATGAATGCAGAGAAGCGATGTCCGTAATAAAGCATTCAGCGGACCGCCCAGTTGTCAAGGAGAAAATGAAGGCGACATTCAAGCACCGTCAGAAAATGCTACATGATCCAGACCAGTCTTCACTCATCCTAGATTACTTCCCCAGATTCTTGGATACACCAGGCTTG ATTGACCAAGACTTCACAATGCTTTTTGGAGAAGACATCTCAGGCAAGTTTATCGCAAAGTGGCCAACCTTCTACAAACCGAGGATTCTCACTGTCTGCAAAGGCCTTCACACTGGTACTCCTGTGGATGACCTTCTGTCTGAGGAATCAAATGATTATG GATGGGACAGTGACTTGGCAGCTATCCTCATGCTCGTTCACATCCTGCCTCCAACTGCAAAAGGAAAAAGACATGGGAAAATCAGTGCCACTGAAGCTGTTGACCATGTGGTCAAGTTCATGAAG GTGGGGACGAGCATGGTGACCTTCCTTGAAAAGGTTGGATCAGCACAGCCCTTCCTTCTCTGCGTTGGAGAAAAGAAGAATAGTATCCAGACGTTTTACGTCATCCTTGACCAGAAGGCCATTCCCTGCATGGCGCAGACAACTGTAGCTGCCTTCGATGAACTGTTTAAGGCGCACTTTGTGTTTGCTGTATCCTATGATGAGGCCTTGGTCAACTTCTACACATTTATCCAAACAACGGTGTATGGCATTGACGTGGGCACTGCCAAGGAAAGTCCAAGGGTCAAGGAAATCAGAGCGAGAGTTGATAACATAGAGGTGTGA